One window of the Canis aureus isolate CA01 chromosome 1, VMU_Caureus_v.1.0, whole genome shotgun sequence genome contains the following:
- the LOC144322467 gene encoding uncharacterized protein LOC144322467, with protein MAAAAPRAPAQGTVTFEDIAMYFSWEEWDLLDEAQRHLYQDVMLENLALITSLGCEHGAEDEKAPSEQSVSVEGVSQVRIPKTGLLSQKANPYEVCGPILKDSFHLAEHWKTQFSEKLYTNGTHGKRFYFSENLHHKKQHVRDQPFGSNISRASVVVKSCRLQVSGKLFICGEVGKDFLASSGFLQQPATHTGEKSNSGTECRMAFPKGKTQHHWGDCTEAFSHKHTFTHHQRVRPGERCYMCSECGKSFSHNSSLIKHQRVHTGERPYECGECGKSFSQSSNLFQHRRVHTGERPYECSECGKSFSQSYSLNNHRKVHTGERPFECGECGKSFSQRSNLIQHQRIHTGEKPYECSECGKSFNQSSALLQHHTIHTGERPYECNECGKSFTYNSSLLKHQKVHTGSKPYECSECRKSFSQNCSLVLHLRVHTGERPYECSKCGKSFSQSSALLKHHRVHTGERPYECSECGKSFRRSSNFSDHRRVHTGERPYKCNQCGKSFSKSSGLTRHQRIHTGLGIINVLNEKAISQRPYYLIDYHKIHMGKTT; from the exons GGCACTGTGACCTTTGAGGATATCGCCATGTATTTCTCCTGGGAAGAATGGGATCTTCTtgatgaggctcagagacaccTGTACCAggatgtgatgctggagaacttAGCACTTATAACCTCCTTGG GTTGTGAGCATGGAGCAGAGGATGAGAAGGCCCCTTCTGAGCAGAGCGTTTCTGTAGAAGGAGTATCACAGGTCAGGATTCCCAAAACAGGTCTTCTTTCCCAGAAGGCCAACCCCTATGAGGTGTGTGGTCCAATCTTGAAAGACAGTTTTCACTTGGCTGAGCACTGGAAAACACAATTCAGTGAGAAACTATATACCAATGGGACACATGGGAAAAGATTCTATTTCAGTGAAAACCTTCATCACAAAAAGCAGCACGTGAGAGATCAGCCCTTTGGAAGCAACATAAGCAGAGCTTCAGTGGTGGTCAAGAGTTGCAGATTGCAAGTTTCAGGGAAGCTCTTTATCTGTGGGGAGGTTGGAAAGGACTTCCTGGCCAGCTCAGGATTCCTCCAGCAACCAGCCACACACACTGGAGAGAAGTCAAACAGTGGAACTGAATGCAGGATGGCCTTCCCCAAGGGAAAGACTCAACACCACTGGGGAGACTGCACAGAAGCTTTCAGCCACAAGCACACATTTACCCATCACCAGAGAGTCCGCCCTGGAGAAAGATGTTACatgtgcagtgaatgtgggaaatcttttagCCATAACTCGAGCCTTATTAAACACCAAAGAGTTCACACaggagaaaggccttatgagtgTGGGGAATGTGGGAAATCCTTTAGCCAAAGCTCCAACCTCTTTCAGCATCGgagagttcacactggagaaaggccttatgagtgcagtgaatgtgggaaatcttttagCCAGAGCTACAGCCTCAATAACCATCGGaaagttcacactggagaaaggccaTTTGAGTGTGGAGAATGTGGCAAATCCTTTAGTCAAAGATCTAACCTCAttcaacatcagagaattcacactggagaaaaaccttacgagtgcagtgaatgtgggaagtCCTTTAATCAAAGCTCTGCACTCTTGCAGCACCATACCATTCATACTGGAGAACGGCCCTATGAGtgcaatgaatgtgggaaatcctttACCTACAATTCCAGTCTCTTAAAACATCAGAAAGTCCACACAGGATCAAAGCCTTATGAGTGCAGTGAATGTAGGAAATCTTTTAGCCAGAATTGCAGCCTTGTTCTACACCTgagagttcacactggagaaaggccttatgagtgcAGCAAATGTGGAAAATCTTTTAGCCAAAGCTCTGCACTCCTTAAACACCATagagttcacactggagaaaggccaTATGAGTGCAGTGAGTGTGGGAAGTCCTTTAGACGAAGCTCCAACTTCAGTGACCATCGgagagttcacactggagaaaggccttatAAGTGTAACCAGTGTGGGAAATCTTTTAGTAAAAGCTCTGGCCTCACTCGAcaccagagaattcatactggttTGGGCATCATAAATGTCTTGAATGAGAAAGCCATTAGCCAAAGGCCTTATTACCTCATTGATTACCACAAAATTCACATGGGAAAAACAACTTAG